The nucleotide sequence TGTTTTTTCGTTCTTTTCTTAATTAACTTtcgtataaaacaaaattagttCGATTTCAAGCAATTTTAAGTTTGAGTGAAGTATACTTGAATAAACCTACTTTTTATTTAGAGAGAGTAGTTGACACCAACAATCATCGTTTTTGAGAATAGAAAAGACCATACTTGATATATGTGAAGCTCAAATAGAGAGTCCTCATAAAGTAAATGTATGggtatttgatacattttttatgaaaaccgCTAAACGATACATAATGCCACATGATCAAATTCAACCCTGACTGACCAATAAAAACTACATTTCTACGTATTATAATACAAATCCCTATTATCACCTTTTATATACTCTTTTCGAGGCGATACAGAAGCTTTCCAACGCATATCCAATTCTCGATACATTTATAAGCATCGGCTGCGATGGTCCTCAGAACCTTGAGCGATTTTTTTAAGGTTTCAATGGCGCGTATCTTAATGCAAATTTtcgaaatgaagaaaaaatcacaagaaGCAAAATCTGGCGAATGCTATGGCTAAGCAATGAATCTCGTTTCTTGTTTGTCTAAGCAATCATAATCCAACTGGAATATGATGGTGCTGAAAAATCTAGGAATTGTGTGCCCACCATTCCGGTTAGTTTAGGATTGTTTATAGTGCCACACCACAGTAAACGAGGAAAACGATGAGTATCATCTTGATTTTTGAGTAGATTTGTCGGTTTCGGCTTATTTTTGGAGCTATTGCTGGACAGCTTTGACGTGATATTCATAAGCTCACATCTCTTCACCAGTAATGATGAGTTCAACAAATGTAGTGTTCTCGGATACATTGTTAAGCATCGGCTGCGATGGTCTTCAAAACCTTGAGcgaatttttttaaggtttCAATGGCGCGTATCTTGATGCAAATTTtcgaaatgaagaaaaaatcacaagaaGCAAAATCTGGCGAATGCTATGGCTAAGCAATGAATCTCGTTTCTTGTTTGTCTAAGCAATCATAATCCAACTGGAATGTGATGGTGCTGAAAAATCTAGGAATTGTGTTCCCACCATTCCGGTTAGTTTAGGATTGTTTATAGTGCCACACCACAGTAATCGAGGAAAACGATGAGTAGCATCTTGATTTTTGATCAACTTTGAGTAGATTTGTCGGtttcggtttatttttggaGCTATTGCTGGACAGCTTTGACGTGATATTCATAAGCTCACATCTCTTCACCAGTAATTAAGCATCTCTTTTGAGACCTCtacttaactttttttttcaaatattcagttcTTTTGGTCTTTTGATCTTCTCAATACTCAAAACATTAACCAAAATATGTTGAGTTGATCGAAAAAAGATATAGAGAGCATCTGCTACCTCACTACACTTATGCAAGAATGTGTTGTCATACAAGTGacatttgagttgtttacagatacttgaaatattcatattggTCAAAAAATAAATCGCGAATATTTTTGTGTGATGATTCCCTATGACTTTcgatgtggattaaaccaacaacagaGTGCCGATCAACTAACTTcgacaacaaaataaaatgtatgaCCACATCCAAAAGTCCGATAAGATGTAAGCTACTCGTTGACGAACAGATAATTAACCAAGTAATGAAATTCACAACGAAGTAAGGGAATAAGAAACTAAAGCCTTAAGAATAGCAGCATGTTTGAACGATATCATATGGAGAAATAAACATATCAGAATAGAAGCCACATCGAGAATATACAAGGCCACGGTAAGACCCATAATGACCTACACCGCAGAGACACGGCCAGAAACggcgaaaaccaaaagaatgaaAAGTGAGAATATCAGAAGATTGTGCAAAAGAGATGACGTCAACGAAtgggttctatcaagaaagaaagaatggaatgagcacataagTCGTATGTATAACAACAGACTGGTCAAGATAGCGCGCGATAAATCCCCATTGGGCCGAAGGAGTACCGGCAGAACCAAAAATAGGTGGAGCGACAACCTTGAAGCAGGATAGAAGGCAAGGATGTTTAAGATAAAACAGGCGACTACGCCTAATacacggaagaagaagaagatgaaactaagtaaataaaccgcctgctataataaaaatatataaaaagcgAACATCAAAGGCCGAATTTAGAATTCCTGGTATTTCAATCGTACATAAAAGGTTGCCGCCTTTGCCGAATTCGAGAATTCCATAATAGCTGGACAGGGCAGGCTTATGGATCCATTTCGCGAACtattttgtaacaataaattgCAAGGTCACGGTTTTTCTACAGCAGAAGAAACGGTTAATGAGTTGAAATCATTTGTTTTGAAAGTTCGAATGCCTcgataattggttcaaacgctTGCAATagtggaatattttgaaaaacaataaagcaatATCCAAATATGgacatttgttttcatttgtctatctcaaaggGCAGGTTGTTACACTCGTACAAACTATTCACATCATAAACAAACAATGCCAAACACACACTCATTGAGTTATGGCAGTGAAAGttcatatgaaaattaaaaaagttttatcaattAGGAAAACAATATTAGTGGTTCGAGTAGCTTGAATGCCCATGTCTGGATAAAGTTTGATCAGaccaagtatttttttaaatttgagatGTGGTTTTCAACGGAATAGAAATACTATGCCTTTAGATTCCTATGGGAATAACTGCAAAGcgagtattataaaaaaactatatcgaagattaaaaaaaagcagaattagaataaaataaaataacattctGGCTGCGGTTATTTGGCATATCTTACGCCTACAATCGGAAggaagatatttttaatatcttataCGTTAATTCACTACAACAGTATGTATCtgtgactttttttgtttttaaaatgaattctaATTTCCTAATAATCACGAAAGTAAACAAAAAGAAGGATGAAATTCCATTCAAATTATTACTGGTTGAATTGTGATAATTGGCGGCGAGCAAGACgtcaatataaaatgaaataaaaataattataaaagaaattcatttattttaagacttaaaatctttatttatacaatatatttgaatatttttttagcaCTATGTAGACCTCAATGATCCATACCTTGCAATAAATACCAAAATGATGCAATCGTATAGTGATTATCTTTCTATGTTGAGTCCACCCAATTTCGATGTAATTGTAAGTCCAAATTACGTTAATGATATAATGACAAATTCGTCTCCTTCCGAAGATGGTTACATGAGTATGAAACCTAATACCATCTTCAGTCCTCGCATTACAGATGGtgagttttgaatattttttgaaaaattcataataaaaaccCGATTTTTACATTATATTGCATCAATCGATAAGTTTTCGATGTGATAGAGGGTAccacaaatacattttttatgtttttctcaATAACAACAAACTAACCAAGAGTGCAAGGGAAAAGAATTGCATTTCgagattatatttttgatttcaccCAATATACTAAGTTAATTGTTCGCTGCAGTTGTAATCATTACGCTTTATTTTAGTGATTTGTTTTATACCTACTTTTGCTGTGTTTTCACAAATGTTGTCAACTAATTTCGGGAAATGTTggtaccactacaccaacactcacaatttcaCTGTCTGACGCGTTTCCATAAGAAAGTTATCATCTTCGAAGACTTAAGGTGAAATTATTATCTTGACTACTAAATTTTCCCATCAATAAACCCCTTCCCGTGAAAAATAGGGAAAACCCCTCGGGCGGGAATTTTTAGATTCATTCCATATTAAACTTTAGAGTAGAATATAAGTAATGAGCAACTTttcgtttttattcaatttattcatgaGCGAATGGTAGATTTTCATTaacatataattataatatgttTAGAACAAATATAAcgataatttctataaaatatcatataaagtttcaaaaatacgGTTTTCCATTGTAGATAACtccaataaaaccatttttttcactatttcagGTATAACTTTATTATATCATTCtattgaatactttttaaaatcaagaaataCCAAATACGACATCAAGTGACATCGAAATATCCCAGCATTGATTGTTAGTTAGTTCTAAATGATTTTTACTGCGATATTTCAAACCAGTTTtcaatctatatatatatatatatatatatatatatatatatatatatatatatatatatatttgttgttgaaattttggaatgTCTTAATTCAACAACGTAAAAAATAGCTCCCTGTGTAGATAATCGATACtgttaactgaaaaaaataccttagagacaaataaaaatatttgggtCACTCTTTTCTAAGACAATCAACCATAATTGACTGATATACGGTGTTTAAAAGGGACACTACAAGTACAAATGATACCCAAAAATCAGTTTGGTTTCAAAATGGTTtcactataaaataaaaacgtcCAGAAAATTGTAATGGTAACCACCATAAACTAAAATTGGGAGAGATTGTAGATATCGCAACGATGTCAAATGAAAGCGTTTCAGCCTCGTTTCTAATAGGTCCTAATAGGCCCCGTTTTCGGTCCCGCTCAAAGCCTTCAAAAGTGGATATAAACGTAATAATCGGTTGACTAAGTTATGGCTACTGTATCAACCAACAACGATTGTTATTTGAATCGATGGAAGAAGCAAATTACAAAAGAGCTATTTAGAAAAAGACTTTTCCGCAACAACAAACATTGTCACATATAAAGCTTTGTATTTctgtattaataaataaaacttgtttggtttaaaacattttttggtgTACTACACTATTGATCGATCGATCTTTTAGAAAGGTTACTTCAATCAAGTTATTTTTGGTTCCAGAATATGTAGTTCAATTATTAACTATCTTTTCGCTACACTTGCACGCTCTgttcttcattaattttctttagaaaatattttactattaagTAAATAATCAATTCAACTTTCAGATGGAGaagtatttaattttgatttaaaacacAGAAGGAATCGTTCATCGAATGAAACCAATGGTCATGAGTTGATGCCAATGCTACAAAGTGACGTACACGacaataatgataaaattcttCCTGCTAGTCCTGCTGGAGTATCAAACCCAAGTTACCATCTACCACCAAAGATTATGGAGAACGACATCAAGGACAAAACTatgattttaaaatcagttGATAACTATGTGAACATGCCGGAAAATAAATGTTTAGTGAAAGAAAATACCGTGGATGATAGTGGAAATATTATGAACTTGAACGAGAAAAGAGGAAAATATGGTTGTGCAAATTAAATTAaccaaaatttaaacaaaaagcaagttcaaaatctatttttgtcTGAGGACATATTGTAAATATACATTAAGTACTTAGTTCAATAACATGAATCAAAAACAATGAATCGGTTAAATTAAGTGCCTTAAGCTAGAACGAGAGAACATTTATAGTGTAGTAGTATGAAtcaaataaagtttgttttataaagTGAACGGAAATATTTTTAACGCATTGATATAGTTGCTTATGAGgtgatgtaataaaaatatacgcAGTTATAGAACTGGAATTCTTTTGCATAAAAAGCGCTTTAAATATTTccatgaatatgtcaaattattCGATTAAAGATAtcaaatatatgtattatttttatttatttccatgGCCTTTTTTAATACTTACAAAAAGCAAGATGGTGAAGGATAGTAACCATAGTAGAAAATACaagaactatttttttattctttttgctGATATATAGATTGAATTGATCGCTTTTAGTATATATAACAGAATTTTTATCTCCAAAAATATTggcaagatatttttttttgttttctcaagTATTTAGTTTCCGTCATATTCCTATGGAAAGAAACGATTAGTatttacagaaaaattgaaatgctaGAACGACGTCCGGCTTCAAAGTTTTCCTGCGCATATTTAAGcactaatttttcaattacaatagATCAAAACCTTCCGACTCTTCGTCAGTTATATTATGATGGAACGTAAAACTCATTTATCTAAACGACATCCCACATATTGCTTACTTTGTTTCCAATCACAAATCCTTTTTGTTAAACTTGTTAAAATCGGACACCAGCAGTTAATCAATCGAAACGAAAATAACTGAATGATTGGTATATCGGTCTGACACTGTTTATCTTTCAGGGAACGAATATTTTTGTAGAACTTTTCCTCTATTAATTATGTAATTGATTCAAACTATTTATCAAAATCTGGCCATTCACTCCTGACCGATTTTAATTAATGCTAATGCATTGAGTTTTGATCTATTTATTGAATTGGATCATTCCTATTTCCTATTATTCTAAGCTTCCTGGTTATTCTCGTTATATTTTGCCAATCCATTCATTATTCGTATATTGTAATTTTCATGACCTTTTCATGAATTTCTCAGATATTATCTTTGAACTGTGTTATTTCGGAAAAGTCGTTGTTTGTGGACATGATCATGTACCTCCATGAGATAGATTAGTTCTATTGAATCTGGCTACTGTGTTATAGTTTTTGACAAGAACAGgctaattattatttaaccaaTGCTCAGTGATCGGCAACAATCTCTGGAAAATGAAGCTCCTCTAGTAAAAGATACAGTTCATATGTTTTGTGTCTTAGGGATTGAATATGAATAAGAAACAAACCGAGCATGCTATCGTTCAGTCTTTCAGAAGGTGCTTGCTTCTCTGATGGCgtcattttaactaaaaattttcactttaacTTGGAGAGCCACTGGAATAATATTTGCTAttgttttatctaattttttgaaGCTGTAGACGTATCTCCGTTGAAAGCGATAGTATAGCTCACGCAAGGAATTCATGTCGCTAGGGAATCTCTATCATCAAATTCCTTGATGGAATTGTGTAACAAAATAGTCATACTTGACCGAAAGTCTGGTGTGTGTGCCTTGTAAAAAGTCAATCCCTTTAAACCGTTTATTGATAAGCTGTATATTCTGTACCATGCTTTACCAAAGAATACCCGCGTTATAGTTATATTTGATTACAATCGAACTGGGAGTTTAACAGTTGAAAATTAGAAGGGTAGTCTCTTTCAAACAGCTTGAGCAATTTGGCAGAATTTTGGAATTCTAGCAAATCATTTTTTAGCAGGTAAAAAAGACAAAACACGTGATAGTTCAAGCAGATGTAAGTATGAAGGTCTGCTCAGGAAACTGGCATCCTTTGCTTTTGCTTTGGCTGTAATGTATAATGCAATGCAGGAACTATCAGAAGTAAGTGAAGAACTTCCATACTAAGATGTAAATTTGTTTAAGGCcaacaaaaatttacaaatactGGCCAACAAATTTGTTGCTCGTAATGACAAACCGGGTATATTTTATTAGCAAGCGGTGATAACAACAAACGATTCATGACGATCGAACTTTATGAATTTATGAACTGCTAGCtgatcatttaattttttacgaTAAACTCACATATTTTTAAGTGTCAAGTTTGCATTCTGTGACTTAGCAATTCTGCTCTCAAAGGATTATGAATTTCttgctatttttatttatcacctACATTGGAGTAAGTTTTGTCAATTATTATCTTCTAATACCACTACCATCTTCAATTCATatgcatttatattttatttcatatgttGAATACTTCACATTAAACACATAGAGGTAagcaaattatatttcaaaaataaattaacatttgaaacaaatatatacatactattataaataatatattttatttacataaaaacctacacttcaaaattactaaatttactCAGGTTTATTGAGTATATGTTTGTTGACCATTGTGTAGATTAAACCTAAAGTTAATGAACCTACAGCCGCTCCTTGTGCTCCAACCCGAAGATGCATTAAATACACACTTGTACTCATTTtgcctttatttttaaatgcataAACTCCATAACCTACAGCAGCAAGACATACTCCAATAGctagaaaaaaatatctgaatagtATAAAAATCACAGTTTTTTTCTGAACTATTGgtgaaatatatataacaatGCTTTAATAACCAAGCTAATAAACAtatgttaatgaaaatatattacctATGGGAAAAAATGGAGTTTCTTTCGATTTTCTAACAAGTCGATCTGATTGACTTTCTTGTTCGTAGAACATTCTGCTTGATTCGTTCATTGCtgctaaaaattaaaaaactatatatataacTTCTATTATGTATTGAActtaaaaagtaaaaactatggtgcaatattattaaaaaataacaagtgTATTTACTTACTAATGGACATGATTGCTCTGTAATGattatgtacaaaaataaaatggtaAAAGGAAAGCactatttaaaaattacaacatCCAATCCACTATTCCTAATTTCAAACAAACCTGAATGAGtcaattttggatttttctgtAATACTTAAACTTGACCTTGGACTGTCATGAATCAAATGGGCGAAAATgattatgaaactaaaaaacttCCATTATGTAAGGTTAGTTTGCTTTAAATGAATGACATTACAAACCatagagaaaataaaagtgTAGAGATTATAATAAACTTATAAATTAAGATAGCGTCATCTATTCACCAACCTTTGCCTACGGAGAGAAGATTAAGGGGATCTTTCTCTTATCGGGTTAATTCAAATACGTCTTTCTCAAAGCTAAAAGtagtatttaaataacttttcacAATACCTCTCGCAATCCATTTAGGACgatgtaaatttaaaattaatactttaTAGGTATAAAACACAAACTTTTACCTAGCATTTTTGCATATGTGAAAAtgcaatatactttttcatttttcaattttatctttctcTAACAACTTTCAGcgttttgtttcaatttccGATACAGTAGTGCCATCTTAAACAATCATATTATAATGCATAATTTACATGCTAGGTTCTTCTTTTTCGGAAACTAATTATGTTCATTGTTGTTCAGAAAGTAATAGAAATAATTGTGTCATATATTAGGATCCTATATACCATAGTATACCGATGGAAAAATGAAATCAGCTGACAGGTTTTGCTTTTCGGAAAATATGATCTCATATCAGGTAGATCTTTATCCAGAACGGGATTTTCATCAGAGACTCCAATTGTCGAGATCcgttttcggtggaaatttcaaatatagaatTGAgcttataaaattgttgattttgtGCGATAACATCAAACATTTCCTCTGTTTATGGACTTTGATTCAatcatatagtaaattttaggtatttaataattattattgaccaTTTATCAGCGCTTTACCAACGCACACTTACTTGACAAGAAACATCTATATCAATGAGTTATTTTTATGTAGAGGGTAGTGGGGATGTAAATGTACACCCTTGAATTTATTTATCGAAGGAAAATAATAAGCCCATATATTATCACGCATAGTGCACGTGATCAAAATCGAAAACGCCAGAGCCGAGCATATAACAGGACCGCACTCAAGAAATAATTTGCGGTTTCATACAGcagaataataatataaattataaataatatgtgTATTGAAACATTAGaataaaatcttaattttttacCTCAACAAACACATTTTCTTATTCCCTATCAGGTGACATTGACCATTTTGGTATGGGTTGAACCCAAGTATCCGTTCGGACAAGTTTAAGAAAATTACGCAactgacaaaaataaaaaatctgcAGTGCGAAAATACGAATCCGGATGCTGTCCCTGTATTACACCAGACCAATATTTACgtgaagataatttttttgtcgttcaTAAACATCGTTGTTTCAACATAGCATAAGCTTACATaggaaaatgaataaaaatacgaaagatattagattatttgttttttaatatttttttttctttacaacttataaaaagttatttattttttttttatttttattatttgaaattagagAACCTTTTAATTTgtctcaatttttgatattcatataaaatatgcAAATTCGGGAATCAGCTCATCTAATTTCTGTTCTcagaacaaaaatttattggagGATATTTTGCAACTCTTTAGAtctgtttcattttcttattGGAGTTCAATATTATGATAGGTGATCATTATTTCATctacatcaaaataaatttctttaatagcATAACTCTAATATGATTTGATGGCCTTGATTTTAGTTATCTTTTAATTATTAAAGGTATATTAATAGCTAATATATTTCATATCGAAACAGCCTGAATCCATGACATCATTACCTCTGTCGGGAGTAGTAACACAAACCACTTATACATATAGGTGATATGCGGGTACTACAACTactgtatattattttggaatacAAGTAGGATGTTACAATCATGGGTATCAAATGGAACGTACCCATCCAATATTTCGCCGTAAAAACAAACTTAACCTACATCTAAACTCACATATGTCAATGAGGGTTAAGTGAATTGTTTCGTTTAATATTAAACtttagtttataatattatttaaataattaaaactagCAACTCG is from Diorhabda sublineata isolate icDioSubl1.1 chromosome 1, icDioSubl1.1, whole genome shotgun sequence and encodes:
- the LOC130447073 gene encoding HIG1 domain family member 1A, mitochondrial-like isoform X2, giving the protein MSITMNESSRMFYEQESQSDRLVRKSKETPFFPIAIGVCLAAVGYGVYAFKNKGKMSTSVYLMHLRVGAQGAAVGSLTLGLIYTMVNKHILNKPE
- the LOC130447073 gene encoding HIG1 domain family member 1A, mitochondrial-like isoform X3, with amino-acid sequence MNESSRMFYEQESQSDRLVRKSKETPFFPIAIGVCLAAVGYGVYAFKNKGKMSTSVYLMHLRVGAQGAAVGSLTLGLIYTMVNKHILNKPE
- the LOC130447073 gene encoding HIG1 domain family member 1A, mitochondrial-like isoform X1, which codes for MSITAMNESSRMFYEQESQSDRLVRKSKETPFFPIAIGVCLAAVGYGVYAFKNKGKMSTSVYLMHLRVGAQGAAVGSLTLGLIYTMVNKHILNKPE